Proteins encoded by one window of Arabidopsis thaliana chromosome 2, partial sequence:
- a CDS encoding Cyclin/Brf1-like TBP-binding protein: MVWCKHCGKNVPGIRPYDAALSCDLCGRILENFNFSTEVTFVKNAAGQSQASGNILKSVQSGMSSSRERIIRKATDELMNLRDALGIGDDRDDVIVMASNFFRIALDHNFTKGRSKELVFSSCLYLTCRQFKLAVLLIDFSSYLRVSVYDLGSVYLQLCDMLYITENHNYEKLVDPSIFIPRFSNMLLKGAHNNKLVLTATHIIASMKRDWMQTGRKPSGICGAALYTAALSHGIKCSKTDIVNIVHICEATLTKRLIEFGDTEAASLTADELSKTEREKETAALRSKRKPNFYKEGVVLCMHQDCKPVDYGLCESCYDEFMTVSGGLEGGSDPPAFQRAEKERMEEKASSEENDKQVNLDGHSDESSTLSDVDDRELDCYFRTPEEVRLVKIFFDHENPGYDEKEAAKKAAGLNACNNASNIFEASKAAAAKSRKEKRQQRAEEEKNAPPPATGIEAVDSMVKRKKFRDINCDYLEELFDASVEKSPKRSKTETVMEKKKKEEHEIVENEQEEEDYAAPYEQDEEDYAAPYEMNTDKKFYESEVEEEEDGYDFGLY, encoded by the exons ATGGTGTGGTGTAAACATTGTGGGAAGAACGTTCCCGGAATACGCCCCTATGATGCTGCATT GTCATGTGATTTATGTGGCAGGATTTTGGagaatttcaatttttctacTGAAGTTACATTCGTTAAGAATGCTGCTGGACAG AGCCAAGCTTCTGGTAACATACTCAAGAGTGTTCAGAGTGGCATGTCAAGCTCACGTGAAAGGATAATCAGAAAag CTACTGATGAGCTTATGAATTTGAGAGATGCTTTGGGAATTGGTGATGACAGAGATGATGTTATTGTCATGGCTTCTAATTTCTTTAGAATTGCACTTGATCATAATTTCACTAAAGGCCGTAGCAAAGAACTAGTATTCTCTTCATGTCTCTACTTGACTTGCAG GCAATTCAAATTGGCGGTTCTTCTTATTGATTTTTCAAGCTACCTTCGTGTTAGCGT TTACGATTTAGGTTCTGTGTATTTGCAACTCTGTGACATGCTCTACATTACAGAAAACCACAACTATGAGAAACTTGTTGATCCTTCAATTTTCATTCCTCGATTCTCAAACa TGTTATTGAAAGGTGCACACAATAATAAACTCGTGCTAACGGCTACACACATTATAGCTAGTATGAAGAGAGATTGGATGCAG ACCGGACGGAAACCAAGTGGAATATGTGGAGCAGCACTCTATACAGCTGCACTTTCTCATGGTATCAAGTGCTCCAAGACAGATATC GTGAACATTGTGCATATATGCGAAGCAACCCTAACTAAAAGATTGATTGAGTTTGGAGATACCGAGGCTGCAAGTTTGACTGCAGATGAGCTCAGTAAAactgaaagagaaaaagaaacggCTGCATTGCGAAGTAAAAGGAAGCCAAATTTTTACAAAGAAGGAGTAGTGCTCTGTATGCATCAAGATTGTAAACCTGTTGATTATGGATTATGTGAGAGCTGTTACGATGAA TTCATGACAGTTTCTGGTGGACTTGAAGGTGGGTCGGATCCTCCCGCCTTCCAGCgagcagagaaagagagaatggaGGAAAAAGCTTCTAGTGAAGAAAACGACAAACAAGTAAAT TTGGATGGACATTCGGATGAATCAAGCACCTTGTCTGACGTCGATGATAGAGAG TTGGATTGTTATTTTCGGACGCCAGAAGAAGTGCGCCTGGTTAAGATCTTCTTTGATCACGAAAACCCCGGATATGATGAG AAGGAAGCAGCTAAGAAAGCAGCAGGTTTAAATGCTTGCAATAATGCAAGCAACATTTTCGAAGCTTCTAAAGCAGCTGCGGCGAaatctagaaaagaaaaacgacAACAACGCGCTGAGGAAGAAAAGAACGCTCCTCCTCCAGCTACAGGCATAGAAGCTGTTGATAGCATGGTCAAgagaaag AAATTTCGCGATATTAACTGCGATTATTTGGAGGAGCTTTTTGATGCGTCAGTTGAGAAATCACCCAAGAGATCGAAAACCGAGAcagtgatggagaagaagaagaaggaagagcaTGAGATTGTTGAAAACgaacaagaggaagaagactaCGCGGCACCATACGaacaagatgaagaagactacGCGGCACCATACGAGATGAACACAGATAAGAAATTCTATGAAAGCGAagtagaagaggaagaggatggTTACGATTTTGGATTGTATTAA